The Bos indicus x Bos taurus breed Angus x Brahman F1 hybrid chromosome 10, Bos_hybrid_MaternalHap_v2.0, whole genome shotgun sequence genome has a segment encoding these proteins:
- the TMX1 gene encoding thioredoxin-related transmembrane protein 1: MAPSGSLRIPVAVLLLLLWGAPWAHGKRSDVRIITDENWRELLEGEWMIEFYAPWCPACQNLQPEWESFAEWGEDLEVNVAKVDVTEQPGLSGRFIITALPTIYHCKDGEFRRYQGPRTKKDFINFISDKEWKSIEPVSSWFGPGSILMSSMSALFQLSMWIRTCHNYFIEDLGLPIWGSYTVFALATLLSGLLLGLFMIFVADCLCPSKRRRPQPYPSRKLLPESSQPLKKVEEEQEADVEDVSEEESESKEGANKDFAQNAVRQRSVGPSLATDKS; encoded by the exons ATGGCGCCCTCCGGGAGTCTCCGGATCCCGGTGGCAGTGCTGCTACTGTTGCTTTGGGGAGCTCCCTGGGCCCACGGGAAGCGGAGCGACGTGCGCATCATCACGGACGAAAACTGGAGAGAGTTGCTGGAAGGAGAGTGGATGATAGAATT TTATGCTCCATGGTGTCCTGCTTGTCAGAATCTTCAACCAGAATGGGAAAGTTTTGCCGAATGGGGAGAAGATCTTGAGGTTAATGTCGCAAAAGTTGATGTCACAGAGCAGCCAG GACTAAGTGGACGATTTATCATAACTGCTCTTCCTACTATTTATCA TTGTAAAGATGGTGAATTTAGGCGATATCAGGGTCCAAGAACTAAGAAGGACTTCATAAACTTTATAAGTGACAAAGAGTGGAAAAGTATTGAACCCGTGTCATCATGGTTTGGTCCAGGTTCTATTTT gatGAGTAGTATGTCAGCACTCTTTCAGCTCTCTATGTGGATCAGG ACTTGCCATAACTATTTTATTGAAGACCTTGGATTACCGATTTGGGGATCATATACAGTGTTTGCTTTAGCAACTCTGCTTTCAGGACTGTTATTAGGACTT TTCATGATATTTGTGGCGGATTGTCTGTGTCCTTCAAAAAGGCGCAGACCCCAGCCATACCCTTCca GAAAATTACTaccagaatcttcccaacctttGAAAAAAGTGGAGGAAGAACAAGAGGCTGATGTAGAAGATGTTTCAGAAGAGGAATCTGAAAGCAAAGAAGGAGCAAACAAAGACTTTGCACAGAATGCTGTAAGACAACGTTCTGTGGGTCCTTCACTGGCCACAGATAAATCCTAG